The following are from one region of the Halodesulfurarchaeum sp. HSR-GB genome:
- a CDS encoding helix-turn-helix domain-containing protein, translated as MDDPRARLAERIAGEVTLSDEPGETLRKWRTDFEISQTDLARELEVSPSVVSDYESGRRASPGSELVARFVRALLAIDERRGGEHARQFARVLSAGFDSDVVLDLREYSRSVPLAQFYEHIGATEVVAGDRSAISGHTVIDSIRAIAELPSEEFYRLYGQSTNRVLGFTNVTRGESPLVALRVVNPKPNAVLLCGIEESDLWEHAPDLARRDGVSLAVTPLEPEALRARLREFP; from the coding sequence ATGGACGACCCGCGTGCGCGCCTCGCAGAGCGGATCGCGGGCGAGGTGACACTCAGCGACGAACCGGGTGAGACCCTTCGCAAGTGGCGAACCGATTTCGAGATCTCCCAGACCGATCTGGCTCGGGAGCTCGAGGTCTCTCCCTCCGTCGTCTCCGATTACGAGAGCGGGCGCCGGGCCAGTCCCGGGTCAGAGCTGGTGGCCAGGTTCGTTCGGGCGCTCTTGGCTATCGACGAGCGTCGAGGGGGCGAGCACGCCCGCCAGTTCGCTCGGGTGCTCTCGGCCGGGTTCGACAGCGACGTGGTGCTGGATCTGCGTGAGTACTCGCGGTCGGTCCCGCTCGCCCAGTTCTACGAGCACATCGGGGCCACGGAGGTCGTTGCGGGCGATCGCTCCGCGATCAGCGGCCACACCGTCATCGACAGCATCAGGGCGATCGCCGAGCTCCCTTCCGAGGAGTTCTACCGGCTCTACGGCCAGTCGACGAACCGGGTACTGGGCTTTACGAACGTCACCAGGGGCGAATCGCCGTTGGTGGCACTGCGCGTGGTCAACCCGAAACCGAACGCGGTGCTCCTGTGTGGGATTGAAGAATCGGACCTCTGGGAACACGCCCCCGATCTGGCCCGCCGGGATGGCGTCTCACTCGCTGTCACGCCTCTCGAACCCGAGGCACTCCGGGCCCGACTTCGCGAGTTTCCCTGA
- a CDS encoding GNAT family N-acetyltransferase, with product MARAYRPDDADALWELKRGFELGLGSGTGDGSKAERYQAKLDAEYRRNYLDWVDRCMNEESRAVQVTEREGDVVGYVFVLPETMAHIWDGAVLNEIYVEPAHRGTDVADELMAAAIEVAQSQALPLDRFLLDVDQSNERAQSLYENYGFEHWGEMMARELSPESREAEEAGTHRPGEQSTRNR from the coding sequence ATGGCGAGAGCGTACCGACCGGACGACGCCGACGCCCTCTGGGAGCTCAAGCGCGGCTTCGAACTCGGGCTCGGCTCGGGAACGGGCGACGGGTCGAAAGCCGAGCGGTATCAGGCGAAACTCGATGCCGAGTACCGGCGAAACTATCTCGACTGGGTCGACCGCTGTATGAACGAGGAATCCCGGGCCGTCCAGGTGACCGAGCGAGAGGGGGACGTGGTGGGCTATGTCTTCGTCTTGCCCGAGACGATGGCACACATCTGGGACGGGGCGGTGCTGAACGAGATCTACGTCGAACCAGCCCATCGCGGGACCGACGTTGCTGACGAGTTGATGGCCGCGGCCATCGAGGTCGCCCAGTCACAGGCCCTCCCCCTCGATCGATTCCTGCTCGATGTCGACCAGTCGAACGAGCGGGCCCAATCACTCTACGAGAATTACGGGTTCGAACACTGGGGCGAAATGATGGCACGGGAGCTGTCTCCGGAAAGCCGGGAGGCCGAGGAAGCGGGCACGCACCGACCCGGCGAGCAATCGACCCGGAACCGATAA
- a CDS encoding replication factor C large subunit, with translation MADWTERYRPTTLGEVRGNDSARDEFEEWADTWPDHREAVILHGSPGIGKTSAAHALAADKGWDAVELNASDQRTGDIIDHVAGEAARTGTLGGGTGGRKLIILDEADNLHGTVDRGGTGAITRLVKDATQPVVLIANEFYDMSRGLRNACRDIEFRDVSKRSILPVLRDICRREDVTYEDTALEAIAEKNDGDLRSAINDLQALAEEHQTLTAEDVVTGDRDSTADIFPFLDVVLKEGDAETALKTGYDVDETPDDLIHWIEDNMPKDYEGAELARAYDALATGDRWLGRVRATQDYSYWRYVSDNAVAGVAAAREGKKGGWTRYGPPSYWSKLGRSRGTRETRDYVARKIAEVGGMSMGTARRAVLPYLAAMTHHCKNRELTVTMAAAYELDESHVAFVTGSGEDTNKVQSIVEDARSLREEAAVEHSGGAFAGSHGSQSEGVETEPAEQAEDTEEPPESGPAAEDEEEEDDSQSGLDDFF, from the coding sequence ATGGCGGATTGGACCGAACGGTATCGGCCCACGACACTCGGCGAGGTCCGCGGGAACGACTCGGCCCGCGACGAGTTCGAGGAGTGGGCCGACACCTGGCCGGACCACCGCGAGGCGGTCATCCTGCATGGCTCACCAGGTATCGGCAAGACCTCCGCAGCCCACGCGCTGGCCGCGGACAAGGGCTGGGACGCCGTCGAACTCAACGCGAGCGACCAGCGAACCGGGGACATCATCGACCACGTGGCCGGGGAAGCCGCCCGCACCGGCACGCTCGGCGGCGGCACGGGTGGTCGCAAACTCATCATTCTCGACGAGGCCGACAACCTCCACGGGACCGTCGACCGGGGCGGAACGGGAGCGATCACGCGGCTGGTCAAAGACGCGACCCAGCCGGTCGTGCTCATCGCAAACGAGTTCTACGACATGTCCAGAGGCCTGCGAAACGCCTGCCGGGACATCGAGTTTCGGGACGTCTCGAAGCGCTCGATTCTGCCCGTGCTCCGTGACATCTGCCGTCGCGAGGACGTGACCTACGAGGACACAGCCCTGGAGGCCATCGCGGAAAAGAACGATGGAGACCTGCGCTCGGCCATCAACGACCTGCAGGCCCTGGCCGAGGAGCACCAGACCCTCACGGCCGAAGACGTGGTCACGGGCGATCGGGACTCGACGGCGGATATCTTCCCGTTCCTGGATGTCGTTCTCAAGGAAGGGGACGCCGAAACGGCGCTCAAGACCGGGTACGACGTGGACGAGACCCCCGACGATCTGATCCACTGGATCGAGGACAACATGCCCAAGGATTACGAGGGGGCAGAACTGGCCCGGGCCTACGACGCGCTCGCGACCGGCGACCGGTGGCTCGGTCGGGTTCGGGCGACCCAGGACTACAGCTACTGGCGATACGTGAGCGACAACGCCGTCGCGGGAGTGGCCGCAGCGCGTGAGGGGAAGAAAGGCGGCTGGACACGCTACGGTCCGCCAAGTTACTGGTCGAAGCTCGGCCGCTCGCGAGGCACGCGGGAGACCCGCGACTACGTGGCCCGGAAAATCGCGGAAGTCGGTGGCATGAGCATGGGGACGGCCCGGCGAGCAGTCCTCCCCTATCTCGCGGCGATGACCCATCACTGCAAGAACCGAGAGTTGACCGTCACCATGGCCGCAGCCTACGAGCTCGACGAGTCACACGTGGCCTTCGTCACGGGCAGCGGCGAGGACACGAACAAGGTCCAGTCGATCGTCGAGGACGCTCGCTCGCTCCGGGAGGAAGCCGCCGTCGAGCACTCCGGAGGGGCCTTTGCGGGGAGCCATGGGTCCCAGTCCGAAGGGGTCGAGACGGAGCCAGCAGAACAGGCCGAGGACACCGAAGAGCCGCCCGAATCCGGGCCGGCTGCGGAAGACGAAGAGGAGGAGGACGACTCTCAGTCCGGCCTGGACGACTTCTTTTGA
- a CDS encoding NADP-dependent malic enzyme has protein sequence MGLDEDALEYHARDPPGKISIATTKPTNTQRDLSLAYSPGVAAPCEEIAADPTDAYTYTAKSNLVGVISNGSAVLGLGDIGADAAKPVMEGKGVLFKRFADIDVFDVELDLDDPDTLVQAILAMEPTFGGINLEDIKAPDCFEIEERLREQMDIPVFHDDQHGTAIITGAGLLNGAEILDKELESLEVVISGAGASAIATARFYTALGVPRENVTMCDSTGIITQDRVDAGDVNEYKAAFAQDRPAGDLADAMAGADVFVGLSVGGIVSPEMVRSMAPNPMVFAMANPDPEIGYEDAKTAREDTVIAATGRSDFPNQINNVLGFPFIFRGALDVRATQINEAMKVAAAEALATLAREDVPDEVVQAYGDQPLQFGPEYVIPKPLDPRVLLRVAPAVAEAAMETGVARREITDLDAYRESLEARLGKSREMMRIIYNKAMADPKRIALAEGGDEKTIRAANQMADAGIAEPVLIGETTAIDRQIDELGIEYEPEILDPQQADLSEQARFLYEHRQRKGMTRNEAQELVRRDPNYLASVLVERGEVDAMLTGLTYHYPSALRPPLQVIGTAPEADFAAGVYMLTFQNRVVFVADATVNRDPSAACLEEVAEHTAALAREFNVEPRVALLSYSDFGSVDDAATQVPRDAATRLRERADIDFPVDGEMQADTALVEDMLSGTYDFSDLEKPANVLVFPTLEAGNIGYKLLQRLGEAEAIGPMLVGMDKPVHVLQRGDSVDDIVNLAAVAVVDAQNGPSTKGR, from the coding sequence ATGGGACTCGACGAGGACGCGCTGGAGTATCACGCCCGGGACCCGCCGGGAAAAATCTCGATAGCGACGACGAAGCCGACGAACACCCAGCGAGATCTGAGTCTGGCTTACTCGCCCGGGGTCGCCGCCCCCTGTGAGGAGATCGCGGCCGACCCGACCGACGCCTACACCTACACCGCCAAGAGCAACCTGGTGGGGGTCATCTCGAACGGCAGTGCCGTGCTCGGACTGGGGGACATCGGCGCCGACGCGGCCAAACCGGTCATGGAGGGGAAAGGAGTGCTCTTCAAGCGCTTTGCGGACATCGACGTCTTCGACGTGGAACTCGATCTCGACGACCCGGACACCCTGGTCCAGGCGATCCTCGCGATGGAGCCGACGTTCGGCGGCATCAACCTGGAGGACATCAAGGCCCCGGACTGCTTCGAGATCGAGGAACGGCTCCGTGAGCAGATGGACATCCCGGTGTTTCACGACGACCAGCACGGGACGGCGATCATCACCGGCGCGGGCCTCCTGAACGGGGCCGAAATTCTGGACAAAGAACTGGAGTCCCTCGAAGTGGTGATCTCCGGAGCGGGGGCGAGTGCCATCGCGACCGCCCGCTTCTACACGGCTCTGGGGGTCCCACGCGAGAACGTCACCATGTGTGACTCGACGGGCATCATCACCCAGGATCGCGTCGACGCCGGGGACGTAAACGAGTATAAGGCCGCGTTTGCGCAGGACCGGCCCGCGGGCGACCTCGCCGACGCCATGGCGGGAGCTGATGTCTTCGTCGGGCTCTCCGTCGGCGGGATCGTCTCCCCGGAGATGGTCCGGTCGATGGCCCCGAACCCGATGGTCTTCGCCATGGCGAACCCCGACCCCGAGATCGGCTACGAGGACGCCAAGACGGCCCGCGAGGATACGGTGATCGCGGCCACCGGGCGGTCTGACTTCCCGAACCAGATCAACAACGTCCTCGGGTTCCCCTTCATCTTCCGGGGAGCACTCGACGTGCGCGCGACCCAGATCAACGAGGCGATGAAAGTGGCTGCCGCCGAGGCACTGGCGACCCTCGCCCGGGAGGACGTCCCCGACGAGGTCGTTCAGGCCTACGGCGACCAGCCCCTCCAGTTCGGCCCCGAATACGTGATTCCGAAACCCCTGGACCCACGAGTGCTCCTCCGGGTCGCACCCGCCGTGGCCGAGGCGGCCATGGAGACCGGGGTGGCCCGTCGGGAGATCACTGATCTCGACGCGTATCGCGAGTCACTCGAAGCCCGGCTGGGCAAGTCCCGCGAGATGATGCGGATCATCTACAACAAGGCCATGGCCGACCCGAAGCGGATCGCCCTCGCGGAGGGCGGGGACGAGAAGACGATCAGAGCGGCCAACCAGATGGCCGATGCGGGCATCGCCGAGCCAGTGCTCATCGGGGAGACGACGGCGATCGACCGCCAGATCGACGAGCTAGGCATCGAGTACGAACCCGAGATTCTGGACCCCCAGCAGGCGGACCTCTCCGAACAGGCACGGTTCCTCTACGAGCACCGACAGCGCAAGGGGATGACCCGCAACGAGGCCCAGGAACTCGTCAGACGGGACCCGAACTACCTGGCGAGCGTGCTCGTCGAGCGTGGCGAGGTCGATGCCATGCTCACCGGGCTGACCTACCACTATCCCTCCGCGCTCCGGCCGCCTCTCCAGGTGATCGGGACGGCCCCGGAGGCGGATTTCGCGGCCGGGGTCTACATGCTCACCTTCCAGAACCGGGTGGTGTTCGTGGCCGACGCCACGGTCAACCGCGACCCCTCGGCCGCGTGTCTGGAGGAGGTGGCCGAACACACCGCCGCCCTGGCCCGGGAGTTTAACGTCGAACCACGGGTGGCGCTGCTCTCCTATTCCGACTTCGGCAGCGTGGACGACGCGGCCACCCAGGTGCCCCGCGACGCCGCGACGCGACTGCGCGAGCGGGCCGATATCGACTTCCCGGTCGACGGTGAGATGCAGGCCGACACGGCCCTCGTCGAGGACATGCTGTCGGGAACCTACGACTTTTCGGACCTCGAAAAACCGGCGAACGTCCTGGTCTTTCCGACCCTCGAAGCGGGAAACATCGGCTACAAACTCCTCCAGCGACTGGGCGAGGCCGAGGCCATTGGTCCGATGCTCGTCGGGATGGACAAGCCGGTGCACGTCCTCCAGCGCGGGGACTCAGTCGATGACATCGTGAACCTCGCGGCCGTGGCGGTGGTCGACGCCCAGAACGGCCCCTCGACGAAGGGACGCTGA
- a CDS encoding ribonuclease H: MASMGRPRLRDLFDESPTPHIAHPPHTHRRDYYVATDGSFESTGAGLGVIIETASGKRVARLAIPDGAPDNNVAEYRALHLGLDALAARAPESAAVGVLVDHDDLASNVNAAVLAGRDREFRTVAGLSHPPGTAHHWRGIRARIAGFETVRAAAVASGQNPAHPLANAPEEYAHVNRNTASGRPTRQSTDQVPPPSRADRHAGD; the protein is encoded by the coding sequence ATGGCCTCCATGGGCCGGCCACGACTGCGTGACCTTTTCGACGAGTCACCCACGCCGCACATCGCCCACCCGCCACACACCCACCGCCGCGATTACTACGTGGCGACCGACGGCTCCTTCGAGTCGACCGGTGCCGGACTGGGCGTGATCATCGAGACCGCGAGCGGCAAGCGGGTCGCCAGGCTCGCCATCCCCGACGGGGCTCCCGACAACAACGTCGCTGAGTATCGGGCGCTCCACCTCGGGCTCGACGCGCTTGCAGCCCGGGCCCCGGAATCGGCTGCCGTCGGCGTCCTCGTCGATCACGACGACCTGGCGAGCAACGTCAACGCCGCCGTGTTGGCCGGCCGGGACCGCGAATTTCGAACCGTGGCCGGCCTGAGTCACCCGCCGGGAACGGCCCACCACTGGCGGGGGATTCGGGCCCGAATCGCCGGCTTCGAGACGGTCCGGGCCGCCGCCGTCGCGAGCGGGCAGAACCCGGCCCACCCGCTGGCGAACGCGCCAGAAGAGTATGCACACGTCAACCGGAATACTGCCAGCGGTCGGCCCACACGGCAGTCGACCGACCAGGTTCCCCCTCCCTCGCGAGCGGATCGACACGCCGGGGACTAG
- a CDS encoding CBS domain-containing protein, translating to MQARELMTADVETVQHDDSVGEVLKKMSQRPFNGFPVVDDDGRLVGIVTQRDLVDIFEPSDRTFWIPVGLPPFLEPVDYAIEASFGDLDLEIDLARHAGDPISTVMTEDVVTVGPAEDIETVIEILARPEPNVNRVPVVQDGFVEGIITRQDVLSYLHRTGGLGGESEP from the coding sequence ATGCAGGCTCGCGAGTTGATGACGGCCGACGTCGAGACCGTCCAGCACGATGACTCCGTCGGCGAAGTACTCAAGAAGATGTCCCAGCGACCGTTCAACGGCTTCCCCGTCGTGGACGACGACGGTCGGCTGGTCGGAATCGTGACCCAGCGGGACCTCGTGGACATCTTCGAGCCAAGCGATCGCACGTTCTGGATTCCGGTGGGGCTGCCGCCCTTCCTGGAGCCAGTTGATTACGCCATCGAGGCTTCCTTCGGCGATCTGGACCTGGAGATCGATCTGGCCCGTCACGCCGGGGACCCGATCAGCACGGTGATGACCGAGGACGTCGTCACCGTCGGCCCGGCGGAGGACATCGAGACGGTCATCGAGATCCTGGCCCGGCCGGAGCCGAACGTCAATCGGGTCCCCGTGGTACAGGACGGCTTCGTCGAGGGCATCATCACCCGACAGGACGTGCTCTCGTACCTCCACCGGACGGGCGGGCTCGGCGGGGAGTCGGAACCCTGA
- a CDS encoding DMT family transporter encodes MSKTRQALAWLLLSAIWGTAFMAIKAGLGPFGDTPVLFAAFRYDLAGILMLGYAIVATDQWRPESRAGWIVVLVGGAFMIAGYHAFLFVGELNTTSAVAAVVVSLSPILTTGFARVLLPGRALSRLGTVGLFLGLLGVVVIAQPDPAALLGSGIGEFLVFLAAVSFALGSVLATAVDAALPIETMEAWSMVLGAIMLHGISAGLGERLDAVVWSGEALLALGYLSVVASAIGFLIYFDLLDRLGPVEINLVSYLAPIWAALTGWLVLDESVSAATAVGFAIIVAGFWLIKREAIGRALGDRLPALGRDR; translated from the coding sequence GTGTCGAAAACGAGGCAGGCCCTCGCGTGGCTTCTCCTGTCGGCCATCTGGGGCACGGCGTTCATGGCGATCAAGGCCGGACTCGGCCCCTTTGGGGACACGCCGGTCCTCTTTGCCGCGTTTCGCTATGACCTCGCGGGCATCCTCATGCTGGGCTACGCGATCGTGGCCACCGACCAGTGGCGGCCCGAATCGCGGGCCGGCTGGATCGTGGTACTGGTCGGCGGGGCCTTCATGATCGCCGGGTACCACGCCTTCCTCTTCGTCGGCGAGTTGAACACCACGAGTGCGGTGGCCGCCGTCGTCGTGAGCCTGAGCCCGATCTTGACCACCGGGTTCGCTCGCGTGTTGCTCCCCGGACGAGCGCTCTCGCGGCTGGGCACGGTCGGCCTGTTCCTCGGGCTCCTGGGTGTCGTCGTCATCGCCCAGCCCGATCCAGCCGCACTGCTGGGGAGTGGCATCGGCGAGTTCCTGGTGTTTCTGGCTGCCGTGAGTTTCGCGCTGGGGAGTGTCCTCGCGACGGCCGTGGACGCTGCCCTCCCGATCGAGACGATGGAGGCCTGGTCGATGGTTCTGGGGGCGATCATGCTCCACGGGATCAGCGCCGGTCTGGGCGAACGCCTCGACGCAGTCGTCTGGTCCGGCGAGGCCTTGCTCGCGCTCGGTTATCTCTCCGTGGTCGCCAGTGCGATCGGGTTTCTCATCTACTTCGACCTGCTGGATCGGCTGGGGCCCGTCGAGATCAACCTCGTCTCGTATCTGGCCCCGATCTGGGCGGCCCTCACCGGGTGGCTGGTTCTCGACGAGTCGGTGTCTGCCGCCACCGCGGTCGGGTTTGCGATCATCGTGGCGGGGTTCTGGCTGATCAAACGGGAGGCGATCGGCCGTGCGCTGGGCGATCGACTGCCGGCGCTCGGACGCGACCGCTAA
- a CDS encoding GNAT family N-acetyltransferase produces the protein MDIRDATTSDIESIRAVAEAAWRADYPDTLSEDTIESGVAHWYGDPVVEMELSNPGTELLVALQDGEAVGFVHGHRAGETGTILRLHVDPAHREAGVETALFDAIEEAFAADGAKTLRGTALKANDHVTELYRSRGFEQVDTERTTIDSNQYPEAVFERPA, from the coding sequence ATGGACATTCGAGACGCCACGACGTCGGACATCGAATCGATCCGCGCGGTGGCCGAGGCCGCCTGGCGAGCCGACTACCCGGACACGCTTTCCGAGGACACCATCGAGTCGGGCGTCGCCCACTGGTACGGCGATCCAGTCGTCGAGATGGAACTCTCGAATCCCGGCACCGAGTTGCTGGTCGCCCTGCAGGACGGTGAGGCCGTCGGATTCGTTCACGGCCACCGGGCCGGCGAGACGGGGACGATTCTCCGATTACACGTCGATCCCGCCCACCGCGAGGCGGGCGTGGAAACGGCACTCTTCGACGCGATCGAGGAGGCGTTTGCGGCGGACGGAGCGAAAACGCTTCGAGGAACAGCCCTGAAGGCGAACGATCACGTGACCGAGTTGTACCGATCCCGGGGCTTCGAGCAGGTCGATACCGAGCGGACCACGATCGACTCGAATCAGTACCCGGAAGCGGTCTTCGAGCGACCGGCGTAG
- a CDS encoding aldo/keto reductase, whose translation MELGTVPLGRTGTRVSEIAFGTWRFGREDDTGAIEIDRDQAHRLLDAYEAAGGRFIDTADMYGDGRAEAYIGDWLAERDREDFVVASKIYWPTRGNDPNGRGLGRKHLRRQIDRIRDRLGTDYVDVLYIHRWDDTTPAPEFMRTLNDFVRRGAVNYLGASTLEPNAWKVVKANEIARREGYEPFKVVQPRYNAVNREIEGTYLDMCRDYDLGIIPWSPLAGGFLSGKYTRGETPPPGSRGATDEQFVDSYLTSENFDVLEEVEAVAAEVEASPAQVSLAWLLAHEQVVAPIAGATSIDQLEEDLAATEISLSARQVERIANAK comes from the coding sequence ATGGAACTGGGGACAGTCCCGCTCGGACGGACCGGTACGCGGGTCTCCGAGATCGCGTTTGGAACCTGGCGGTTCGGCCGCGAGGACGACACGGGGGCGATCGAGATCGATCGCGATCAGGCCCACCGACTGCTTGACGCCTACGAGGCGGCCGGCGGTCGGTTCATCGACACCGCTGACATGTACGGCGACGGCCGGGCCGAGGCCTATATCGGGGACTGGCTCGCGGAACGCGATCGCGAAGACTTCGTCGTGGCCTCGAAGATCTACTGGCCCACTCGTGGCAACGATCCGAACGGTCGGGGGCTGGGTCGCAAGCACCTCCGGCGACAGATCGACCGGATCCGAGACCGGCTTGGCACCGACTACGTCGACGTGCTCTACATCCACCGCTGGGACGACACCACGCCCGCCCCGGAGTTCATGCGAACGCTGAACGATTTCGTCCGGCGAGGGGCCGTGAACTACCTTGGAGCCTCCACACTGGAGCCAAACGCCTGGAAGGTCGTCAAGGCAAACGAGATCGCCCGGCGGGAGGGCTACGAGCCCTTCAAAGTGGTCCAGCCGCGGTACAACGCGGTCAACCGGGAGATCGAAGGGACCTATCTGGACATGTGCCGGGATTACGACCTCGGAATCATCCCCTGGTCCCCGCTGGCCGGGGGCTTCCTCAGCGGGAAGTACACCCGTGGCGAAACACCACCGCCCGGCTCTCGGGGGGCAACTGACGAGCAGTTCGTCGACTCCTATCTCACTTCGGAGAACTTCGACGTCCTGGAGGAAGTCGAGGCAGTCGCGGCCGAGGTCGAGGCCTCCCCGGCTCAGGTGAGCCTCGCCTGGCTGCTGGCCCACGAACAGGTAGTCGCGCCAATCGCCGGCGCGACCTCCATCGATCAACTCGAAGAGGACCTCGCAGCGACCGAGATCAGCCTGTCCGCCCGGCAGGTCGAACGGATCGCGAACGCCAAGTAG
- a CDS encoding RDD family protein, whose product MVRSNPRLETRNDTLIARLLAFAVDAVLLTIALAVLGGLTVTVAPRFVGVLGLLVWPLALAYFVVFEGISGQTPGKRLFGITVVQRDGRPAGVSAAVLRNLLRVVDALPTAYLLGGVLIYRSDDGQRLGDVIGNTVVVKTGS is encoded by the coding sequence ATGGTGCGATCGAACCCACGACTCGAAACGAGAAACGACACCCTAATTGCCCGGCTGCTCGCCTTCGCCGTCGACGCTGTGCTCCTCACTATCGCTCTGGCGGTCCTGGGTGGGCTTACCGTCACCGTCGCTCCCAGGTTCGTAGGGGTGCTCGGACTCCTGGTCTGGCCGCTTGCGTTGGCTTACTTCGTCGTCTTCGAGGGGATCAGCGGACAGACACCCGGCAAGCGACTGTTCGGGATCACCGTCGTCCAGCGGGACGGGCGGCCCGCTGGCGTATCAGCGGCCGTCCTCAGAAACCTGTTGCGGGTCGTCGACGCGCTGCCGACCGCGTATCTACTGGGTGGGGTTCTCATCTATCGCTCGGATGACGGGCAGCGACTCGGGGACGTGATCGGGAACACCGTAGTGGTGAAAACAGGGAGTTAA
- a CDS encoding HAMP domain-containing sensor histidine kinase yields the protein MSLQTDLLGSSLSSIRTAVGHLVDTASPVGGWLLVGSGIGLTALSELVFFVYGNAYPSIRVLELLLPMAVGVGLIWFGFQSRQHAFSSWQIAVLGLSVLLGMGVFVVIATYMRLLLSLEQPLPAEPLYLLLNAMAIGAVLNFVYAYQYLKVRDRADRLAVRRDRLVGVISLVSHDIRNPLTVAKGYADMAGEHAAPLVVALERIETMVQELLALAHSTQSTAALEPVAVAAIARESWGVVETEAADLEIAAETEVLAEPDQLRHLFENLFRNAIEHGGTAVTVRVGDFAGGFYVADDGPGIPESDRETAFEPGYTTAESGTGLGLNIVQEICVAHDWDVAVTDSRAGGARFEFEGVEFPD from the coding sequence GTGTCTTTGCAAACCGATCTGCTGGGCTCGTCGCTTTCGTCGATTCGGACAGCGGTCGGCCACCTCGTCGACACGGCCTCCCCGGTGGGTGGCTGGCTGCTCGTCGGCTCCGGCATCGGCCTGACGGCTCTCTCGGAGCTTGTCTTTTTCGTCTACGGGAACGCCTATCCGAGTATCCGGGTTCTCGAGTTGTTGCTCCCCATGGCCGTCGGTGTTGGGCTCATCTGGTTCGGATTTCAGTCCCGCCAGCACGCGTTTTCCTCCTGGCAGATCGCCGTCCTCGGGTTGTCCGTCCTCCTCGGGATGGGCGTGTTCGTCGTCATCGCGACCTACATGCGGCTCCTCCTCAGTCTGGAACAGCCCCTGCCGGCCGAGCCGCTGTATCTCCTGTTGAACGCGATGGCGATCGGCGCGGTACTCAACTTCGTGTATGCCTACCAGTATCTCAAAGTCCGGGACCGGGCCGACCGGCTGGCGGTCCGCCGGGATCGACTCGTCGGTGTCATCTCACTCGTCTCACACGATATCCGCAATCCGCTGACCGTCGCCAAGGGGTATGCCGACATGGCCGGGGAACACGCCGCCCCGCTCGTCGTGGCCCTCGAACGCATCGAGACGATGGTCCAGGAATTGCTCGCGCTCGCACACAGCACCCAGTCCACGGCGGCACTGGAACCGGTTGCGGTGGCGGCCATCGCCCGGGAGTCCTGGGGCGTAGTCGAAACCGAAGCTGCCGATCTGGAGATCGCGGCCGAGACCGAGGTTCTGGCCGAACCGGATCAGCTCCGACACCTCTTCGAGAACCTCTTTCGAAACGCAATCGAACACGGCGGCACGGCAGTTACCGTGAGGGTCGGGGACTTCGCGGGTGGGTTCTACGTCGCGGACGACGGCCCCGGAATTCCCGAGTCGGACCGGGAAACGGCCTTCGAGCCCGGCTACACGACCGCCGAGAGCGGGACCGGTCTGGGACTCAACATCGTCCAGGAGATCTGTGTGGCACACGACTGGGACGTGGCCGTCACCGACAGCCGGGCGGGTGGGGCCCGCTTTGAGTTCGAAGGCGTCGAGTTCCCCGATTGA
- a CDS encoding DUF5830 family protein, which yields MTDRVELGVELLDRFEDVELSVAEVIDRLETITTDPRTTREILERAENEGIIERDSGVVYPAGSNYVSFEAEVVTKEGEFTCRRCGASIATGYFLNLEAGEHGPFGSSCIRKVTGRE from the coding sequence GTGACCGACCGCGTCGAACTCGGTGTCGAACTTCTCGACCGCTTCGAGGACGTCGAACTCTCCGTCGCCGAGGTCATCGATCGCCTGGAGACCATCACGACCGACCCGCGAACGACTCGCGAGATCCTGGAACGAGCCGAAAACGAGGGGATCATCGAACGGGACTCGGGGGTCGTCTACCCCGCCGGATCGAACTACGTCAGCTTCGAGGCCGAGGTAGTCACGAAAGAGGGGGAGTTCACCTGCCGTCGCTGTGGCGCTTCGATCGCTACCGGATACTTTCTGAATCTGGAGGCGGGCGAACATGGCCCCTTCGGCTCCTCCTGTATCCGAAAAGTCACCGGGCGGGAGTGA